The proteins below are encoded in one region of Silene latifolia isolate original U9 population chromosome 2, ASM4854445v1, whole genome shotgun sequence:
- the LOC141639866 gene encoding replication protein A 70 kDa DNA-binding subunit A-like, with protein MEQPTQKTIAEIQEGDFNVYMKVRVIRKWKKQEWNNHGKGIFHKVEFLMVDEENNVVQGLITKSLIKKYDGRIQEGKTYKIGRFQTVRNHGFHLATTHKYRIRFGTRTTIDEIECGSIPKHGFKFVSFEDIISNKLEGRQLIDVIGGVEDYHAVFVHNNTKRMTLDLANQDDTQLSFWMWGPYTKDGEHIATNLCHKSEKPVIVMQCVERIVTKGGHIRLSTVDDVSKIYVNPEIPEAHYIRTRLSQGRGRSKGVVESKNKTILDESCKTLHEIMCTELDDSVVKGIHNDESVEKILTLNMAQESVVTSETQSDYLLKQMQDAENETGSNTESLTLSSKRILFETYKDGDVQDEASAKKGKST; from the exons ATGGAACAACCGACACAAAAAACGATTGCTGAAATTCAAGAAGGAGACTTTAATGTATACATGAAAGTCAGGGTGATAAGGAAATGGAAAAAACAGGAATGGAACAATCATGGAAAAGGGATTTTTCATAAAGTTGAATTCCTAATGGTTGATGAAGAAAACAATGTTGTTCAAGGATTAATCACAAAATCATTGATCAAGAAATACGATGGCAGAATTCAAGAAGGAAAGACGTACAAAATAGGGAGATTTCAAACAGTCCGTAACCACGGATTCCACCTTGCAACAACACACAAGTATCGGATAAGATTTGGTACGCGGACAACCATTGATGAAATAGAGTGTGGGTCAATTCCAAAGCATGGTTTTAAGTTTGTCTCATTTGAAGATATCATTAGTAACAAACTAGAAGGAAGGCAACTAATAG ATGTCATAGGAGGAGTAGAGGACTACCATGCTGTCTTTGTACACAACAACACCAAAAGAATGACACTGGATTTGGCAAACCAAGA CGATACTCAATTATCATTTTGGATGTGGGGACCATACACTAAAGACGGTGAACATATAGCAACAAATCTTTGCCACAAGTCGGAGAAACCAGTTATTGTTATGCAATGCGTGGAAAGGATAGTCACAAAAG GAGGACACATACGTCTATCAACTGTAGACGATGTGAGCAAGATTTATGTTAATCCGGAAATACCCGAGGCACATTATATTAGGACAAG ATTATCGCAAGGCCGAGGTAGAAGTAAAGGAGTTGTTGAAAGCAAGAACAAGACAATATTGGATGAAAGTTGCAAGACACTACACGAAATCATGTGTACTGAATTG GATGATAGTGTTGTCAAGGGAATACATAACGATGAATCTGTGGAAAAGATTTTAACATTAAATATGGCACAG GAAAGTGTTGTCACAAGTGAGACACAATCAGATTATTTGCTG AAACAAATGCAGGATGCAGAAAATGAAACTGGAAGTAACACTGAGTCGTTGACACTGTCAAGCAAGAGGATATTATTTGAGACATACAAGGACGGAGATGTGCAAGACGAAGCATCAGCAAAAAAAGGGAAATCAACTTAG